The proteins below come from a single Notamacropus eugenii isolate mMacEug1 chromosome 7, mMacEug1.pri_v2, whole genome shotgun sequence genomic window:
- the SMIM43 gene encoding small integral membrane protein 43, producing the protein MEWGLNLLLYLALFFLLLFLLFLLLFAVIHQLKNSISHPAGALQPGRLSLAREPWGFCREQAV; encoded by the coding sequence ATGGAGTGGGGACTCAACCTGCTGCTCTACCtggccctcttcttcctcctgcttTTTCTGCTCTTTCTCCTGCTCTTCGCTGTCATCCACCAGCTGAAGAACTCCATCTCCCACCCCGCCGGGGCGCTGCAGCCGGGCCGCCTCTCGCTGGCCCGGGAGCCTTGGGGATTCTGCCGGGAGCAGGCTGTGTGA